Genomic window (Magnolia sinica isolate HGM2019 chromosome 6, MsV1, whole genome shotgun sequence):
atagatggtctggatcatatattttacgcttgATATATAACTCATTTCgtattgtgagatacgcccaatctaaggtccgacagtcgggatcacttctatcatcgatcgggccttttcttatTCATCTTGGCAATGAAATTGTCTGCAACCCAATCTACATCACATCCACGTCCATCACCCTGAGAAGATCATATTCAGATATGAGACTGataatgaggcaaattcaaaacttaagtggggcaTACAAATGAAAACAATATCCATGGAAATCTCCACTATTGGAACCTTTTCGAGCCCCACCGtgacatttatatgccatccaatccgtttataaggttatcACACCAAGTCAAGGAAAAACCAAAAAGTTATGAATGGTGGGAATAAACCCCGCTTGATTTGTGGTCACGTgaacttgaattttagatcccATAATTTTTGGAATCCCGGATTAACAGGAGCCGGTGCAACCgattggatggagtggaagtCGCACAAGCATCACAATAATCTAAAAAAGTTATTCTCATACTTTTGTCCCTCCTCTCCAGCTATAGCTTGACCTCGCTAGGAAGGCGGAGGGCCTGACTTGAACTCATTCGTTAAATtctcaccgtccatcaggtggtcaATTACATTTTCAACATGGATACTAAATTTCAGTCCAATCCAAGATTTTAGTGGGCTACACTATTGAGAACGGTGCCAAATTATGCACGAAATTTTAAGTTTCCATGGCGTGGCTCGCATGAGTATTGGAATAACCTGATTTTTAACATACccattcatccaagtctgtaaAGTAATATGAGTGgatgggatggcatataaaaacaaCGTGGTGGAAGTTTCCTTATAAAATGTCTTCCATAATATAACATACCATAGTGCCGAATCAGCATGATTTGTGCTACAGTTTAAATACAGTGCGGCACCTGATGGAGCGTGTGGATCACATCCACGCGTAGTCCTTCAGTCCACGTCAGCAAAAGTAATGAGCCCCGTGCACGAAAGTCATGCGAGCGTCTCTCCCCTCTACCAATGGCACAGCTGTGAGGCGTTGCTCCACGCCTTACATGGTTTTTACATAGTTTTTATTAACTAATTTTCCAGAATTATCAAAGCTCCTCGCTCGAGAAAATAAAATAGACGACAGGCCTGCGCCAGACATAGATCCAAGCAAAGTGGGAAATTGAAATTTGTTCGAACTCCACTGGACGCCGATTGCCTCTGCCCCGGGCCACAGGATGTTCCTATGGTCGGAGTACGTGGATTGACAACTGATCTATCAATTGCCGGtagctactggatggtgctccatgggcccactgatgtatgtgttttattcacttcACTCCACCTACTttcctatatcattttaaggtatgttccaaaaatgagccagcttgaaatttcaggtggacaccaccacatgaaacagtggtaattgacagCGTATCTTTAAAACTTTttgatggccataaaagttttggatgaagctgatatttgtgctccCCCTTCATCAGGTGTGTTTGACCTAGTCAATAGGTGGATGTTAAACAAACATTATAACGGACACTAGAAagtttttcaatggtgggtgttctagTTATCTTATTGTGTGGTGTGGTTGAGATTTatattggcctcatttttggctcatgccctaaaataataagaaaaattagATAGTGTGGATAAATTAAACATATACAGTAGCCACCTCACCACCGGCAGGATCAATAGGTAATCCTGTGTGGGCCGGGCTCAGAAAGATGCCCGCAACAAAGGTTCCTTGTCTATTAGTTTTGCAGGACCACAAAAGGAGAGGAATCTAAAAACACGCAAATCTAAAAATCATGTAAGCTACACAAATGAAAATAATGAGAATAGAAGCTTCCACGGTTTAAGCCTTTCTTTAACCTACTGTATTGATGCAAAAATTTAGCTCACCCTTTTGCCAAATTGTTGGACTTTCGGAGACCTGCATAGGAAGAAGATAAATGAGACCATGGCTGAATTAGGAGACCCTCTGATACCAAAGTTATGCTAAGAATCTAGGCCTATTAGTATCGAGATGGGTTTTTGGGTGAGATTTTTTGCACCTATTAGTGTAGATAGGTCCCTTATTTATGGTGTAGACGGGACATGTTTCTCAGCTGTTACATGGAATTTGTGGGGGTGATAAGTGTTGATCGGCCCTAAAACCATGTGATGGACGGTCGAggctgagctgagccgagccCTTAAGCAATCGGGCTGACCTCCATGGTCGGCTCAAGGCAATCTTTCGAGCAGATCGTTGCTAGTGGGCTAATCAATTCCTTGGCCTTTCTGTGCTTGGGCACGGGGGAGGGGCTCATTTCCTTGGCGAGATTCGCTGTTTTGGATGATCATTTCCCTTGATCTCGTCGAATTGATTGGTCTTCTTGTTGTCTGTCGATGTCAAGCCGAGCTGATCCCTCGATCAGTCAATTAGATTTGTACAAGTCCGAGCATCCCTCGGGGACTAGACAGGCTCGATAGGAGCTCGGACATATATGGTGTCATGGCCTCAAGTTGGGAGTTCGGTGCTTGTTTCTCTTCAACTCGATCTAAGACAGGATCGTTCAGAAGCTCCTTGGTTACGATGTCTTAATCCTACCTTTCAATCTCGGGCTAGAAAGCACGCGTTCATGAGTCCGAGTCGACCTCATAAGCAGTTAAAACCATTTTTACCTATAACATagcataatgtttatatgccctTCAAACCATTAACATAGTAATAACTACTTAGATAAACTGTAGACACAAATATCTTCctaataaaagaagaaaggaaggaaaaaaaccaACTCCCGGGGCCCTACAAAGTTTCCAACAGTAGGCGAATAATTCCTGCTGTTCCATGTGGTAGAGCCCACATGAGCTTTAAATGTGCTTGAATTTTAGATTCATGCGTGTTCTACCGTGGTCTTCTAAACCGATGGACTAAGTGAATTTTTGACGGCCATCTCTATGGCCCCCACACATGAACTTTCAGTGGCCCGGGCGTAGGCAATTCCCGTCAGGAGCTGATTAGGTGGTACCTAGGTAACACCTCATCGGGTGTTACCTTAATTCCcatcgggcccaccttgacaaCTTGGTGTTACCCATGCTTGGAATAGACTGGCTCTACGccgccaccatgatgttttggtttatccatcctattcatccattttttcatatcatatcaAGTTACTAACCCAAAAGATAAGGccgatccaatgctcaagtgggctacaccataggaagtagaGGTGGTAgtaatgcccactgttgaaaccttttaaaGTGCAGCAGATGTTTTATTGACAGATTTTTTACTATACGTGCACAAAATCAAGACTTACACAAAATCtataattagattatttttagaatatatttttccatacatagTTCATTGTACATCTATTTATTTGTAAAGCTAAATACGAAATAAATCACAATTTAGTCAAATATTTATCTCCCTCTTCCATCTttaaatggtatcagagcttaaaaAGATTAACCCATTCTGCCATGGCCGACAACAATACCCCACCGTCGCAACCTCCGAATGATCCATCCCCTACAAATTTCGCTGGTAACCTCTTCTCACCATTTGATTTCTCCTTCAATCGGCGCCTCCATTGGGTGGTGGACAGTGGTGCGAGCCACCACATCTGCCACCAACGCGATGCTTCTGCCGATTTGAAGCCCCTTGCCCCCCTCACCACATTTGGCTTCCAACAGGACAAGATATCTCAGCGGAAGGGATGGGTTCTTGTATTCTCTCCCCTTCTCTCAAATTAAAACACGTTTTCTATGTTTCACTTTTGTCCTTTAATTTACTCTCAGTTTTTCAAATTGCCTTCATAATTCTTGTATTATCTTTTTTTCCTCTAACACTTGTTTATTTCAGGACCCTCAATCGATGAAGCCGATTGGATCAGGTGATCTATGCAACGGGCTCTACGTGTACCACCCCGATCCTCCCATCATTTTTGCTGCTCAATCTACTGCTAATAAGACCCTATGGCATCAACGTCTAGGACATCCCTCCAGTTTTACTATTCCCAGTATTTTTAATTCTCCTTTTACTCTTTCTAAATGTGATGTTTGTACTCGTTCTAAGCATACAAGATTACATTTTTCCAATTATGCCAATAAAAGTGATTCTCGTTTTAATCGTATCTTTTGTGATATTTGGAGTGGTTATCACACCACATCTTTATGTGGAGCTCATTATTTTCtcacaattgttgatgatttttctcGCATCACATGGGTATATCTTATGCGTTTTAAATATGAGGCTTACACCCATTTAACGTACTTCTTCGCTCTTGTCTACAATCAGTTTAACACTACGGTCAAAATTATTAGAAATGATAATGGACAAGAATTTCTTTCCCATCAATTTCAAACATACAAACATAATCACGGCATCATTCATGAACGTACCTGTGTCGAAACTCGTCAACAAAATGGCGTTGCAAAGCGTAAACACCGGCACCTTCTAAATGTTGCCCGCAGTCTTCGTTTTCAAGCACACTTGCCCTACCTTTTTGGGGTGACTGTGTCCTCACCGCAGCCTACCTCATCAACCGCACCTCTAGTCACACTCTCTAAAATAATTCACCTTTTGAAATTCTGTTCAATAAACCTCCAAACTATAATCATCTTCAGGTATTCGGATGTCTTTGTTATGCACAAACTCTCAATGCTTACCGCGACAAATTTTCTCCCCGTGCCACTAAATGTGTCTTTCTTGA
Coding sequences:
- the LOC131249454 gene encoding uncharacterized protein LOC131249454, whose amino-acid sequence is MADNNTPPSQPPNDPSPTNFAGNLFSPFDFSFNRRLHWVVDSGASHHICHQRDASADLKPLAPLTTFGFQQDKISQRKGWVLVFGCLCYAQTLNAYRDKFSPRATKCVFLDYPSTHKAYKLYNLNTQFVFYSRDVAFHE